In Cervus elaphus chromosome 5, mCerEla1.1, whole genome shotgun sequence, the following proteins share a genomic window:
- the NPTX1 gene encoding neuronal pentraxin-1 gives MPAGRAARTCALLALCFLGSGAQDFGPTRFICTSVPVDADMCAASVAAGGAEELRSNVLQLRETVLQQKETILSQKETIRELTTKLGRCESQSTLDASAGEARTGGGRKQPGSGKNTMGDLSRTPAAETLSQLGQTLQSLKTRLENLEQYSRLNSSSQTNSLKDLLQSKIDDLERQVLSRVNTLEEGKGGPKNDTEERVKIESALTSLHQRISELEKGQKDNRPGDKFQLTFPLRTNYMYAKVKKSLPEMYAFTVCMWLKSSAAPGVGTPFSYAVPGQANELVLIEWGNNPMEILINDKVAKLPFVINDGKWHHICITWTTRDGVWEAYQDGTQGGNGENLAPYHPIKPQGVLVLGQEQDTLGGGFDATQAFVGELAHFNIWDRKLTPGEVYNLATCSTKALSGNVIAWAESHIEIYGGATKWTFEACRQIN, from the exons ATGCCGGCCGGCCGCGCCGCGCGCACCTGTGCGCTGCTAGCCCTCTGCTTCTTGGGCAGCGGGGCCCAGGATTTCGGGCCGACGCGCTTCATCTGCACCTCGGTGCCCGTGGACGCCGACATGTGCGCCGCGTCCGTGGCCGCCGGCGGCGCCGAGGAGCTCCGGAGCAATGTGCTGCAGCTCCGAGAGACCGTGTTGCAGCAGAAGGAGACCATCCTGAGCCAAAAGGAGACCATCCGCGAGCTGACCACCAAGCTGGGTCGCTGCGAGAGCCAGAGCACCCTGGACGCGAGCGCGGGGGAGGCGCGGACGGGAGGCGGCCGCAAGCAGCCCGGCTCGGGCAAGAACACCATGGGCGACCTGTCTCGGACGCCGGCCGCTGAGACGCTCAGCCAACTCGGGCAAACTTTGCAGTCGCTCAAAACCCGCCTGGAGAACCTCGAG CAGTACAGCCGGCTCAATTCCTCCAGCCAGACCAACAGTCTCAAGGATCTGCTGCAGAGCAAGATCGATGACCTGGAGAGGCAGGTGCTGTCTCGGGTGAAcactctggaggagggcaaaggGGGCCCCAAAAACGACACCGAGGAAAGAGTCAAGATCGAAAGCGCCCTGACTTCCCTGCACCAGCGGATCAGCGAGCTCGAGAAAG GTCAGAAGGACAACCGCCCTGGAGATAAGTTCCAGCTCACATTCCCACTGCGGACCAACTACATGTATGCCAAGGTGAAGAAGAGCCTGCCGGAGATGTACGCCTTCACAGTGTGCATGTGGCTCAAGTCTAGTGCGGCGCCGGGGGTGGGCACGCCCTTCTCCTATGCCGTGCCCGGCCAGGCCAATGAGCTGGTCCTCATTGAGTGGGGCAACAACCCCATGGAGATCCTCATCAATGACAAG GTGGCTAAGCTGCCCTTTGTAATCAATGACGGCAAGTGGCACCACATCTGTATCACCTGGACCACCCGGGACGGGGTCTGGGAAGCCTACCAGGATGGTACCCAGGGCGGCAACGGCGAGAACCTGGCACCTTATCACCCCATCAAGCCACAAGGCGTGCTGGTGCTGGGCCAGGAGCAG GACACTCTGGGTGGCGGGTTTGATGCCACCCAAGCGTTTGTGGGCGAGCTGGCCCATTTCAACATCTGGGACCGCAAGCTGACCCCAGGGGAGGTGTACAACCTGGCCACCTGCAGCACCAAGGCCCTTTCCGGCAACGTCATCGCCTGGGCTGAGTCCCACATCGAGATCTACGGCGGAGCCACCAAGTGGACATTCGAAGCCTGTCGCCAGATCAACTga